The following proteins come from a genomic window of Hydractinia symbiolongicarpus strain clone_291-10 chromosome 2, HSymV2.1, whole genome shotgun sequence:
- the LOC130629771 gene encoding ankyrin repeat and death domain-containing protein 1B-like codes for MSYIQRLTISKFNSYHLAASYDRHSILDMLCRHDVTNINPVNVNNRTPLHYAELYGHISCVDVLLRHKNIDVMIKDNHGGTAYDCAGGRLKKQNWEIIRRKLKEYERQRNKKEIKCDVCEHANLGVGESLLKDIFGYI; via the exons atgtcat atatccAGAGACTAACGATATCAAAATTCAACAGTTATCATTTGGCTGCATCATATGATCGTCACTCAATATTAGATATGTTATGTCGACATGATGTAACAAACATCAACCCTGTAAATGTTAACAACCGCACACCATTACATTATGCTGAATTGTATGGTCACATCTCATGTGTGGACGTTTTGTTGcgtcataaaaatattgatGTGATGATCAAAGATAATCATGGAGGAACAGCTTATGATTGTGCTGGAGGGaggttgaaaaaacaaaactgggAAATAATAAGAcgaaaattaaaagaatacgaa AGACAGCGGAATAAAAAAGAGATAAAGTGTGATGTGTGTGAACATGCCAACCTGGGCGTTGGCGAAAGCttgctgaaagatatatttggatat atctaa